CGAGGGCATTTACGGCATCCCCCTGGGGGTGTCGGCGCGCATCGTGTTTCTCTTCGTGCTGTTCGGCGCGCTGCTCGACAAGGCCGGCGCCGGAAAGTTCTTCATCGATCTGGCCATGAGTCTGCTCGGGCGCTACAGGGGCGGCCCGGCAAAGGCGGCGGTGCTGGCGAGCGGGCTGACGGGCATGGTGTCGGGCTCCTCCATCGCCAACGTGGTGACCACCGGCACCTTCACCATCCCCCTCATGAAAAAAGTCGGCTATCCGGCCAAGAAGGCCGCGGCCATCGAGGTGGCGGTGTCCACCAACGGCCAGCTTATGCCGCCCATCATGGGCGCGGCGGCCTTCATCATCGCCGAATACGTCAACGTCTCCTATCTGGAGGTGGTCAAGGCGGCGGCCATCCCCGCCTTCGCCAGCTATTTCGCCCTGTTCTTCCTGACCCACCTGGAAGCCTCGAAACTCGGCATGCGCGGCCTGACCAAGGCGGAGCTGCCCCAGTTCTTCGCCATCCTGCGCGGCGGCTTTCATTTTGTCGTGCCGATTCTGGTGCTGCTCTATGAGCTGATCATTCCGCGCCACTCGCCGGATCTGGCTGCCTACCGCGCCATTCTGGTGCTGGCGGCGATCATGCTGGTGCAGCATGCCGTCAAGGCCCTGATGTTCGGCGGCAATGCGCTCCAGGGGGTCAAGCAGGGTGTGTTCGATATTCTCAACGGGCTGATTTCCGGGGGGCGCAACATGGTGGCGGTGGCGGTGGCCACGGCGGCCGCGGGCATCATCGTCGGCGTGGTGACCCTGGGGCTGGGCGGTCTGATCACCAACATCATCGACACCCTGAGTCGCGGCAACATTTTCCTGATGTTGCTGATTACCGCCATGGCCAGTCTGATTCTCGGCATGGGCCTGCCGACCACCGCCAATTACATCGTCATGGCCTCGCTCACCGCGCCTGCGCTGGTGACCATCGCCGGATGGCAGGGGTTTGAGGTTCCGCTCATCGCCGCGCACCTCTTCGTGTTCTACTTCGGAATTCTCGCCGACGACACGCCGCCCGTGGGTCTGGCGGCCTACGCCGCGAGCGCAATCGCTCGTTCCGATCCCATCGCCACGGGCTTGCAGGCCTTCATGTATGACATCCGCACGGCGGTGCTGCCCTTCATGTTCATCTTCAACACCGATATGCTGCTGGTGGGGGTCGAGGGCTACCTGCTGCCCCTCTACATCTTCGCCATGACCTGTGTTGGCGCCTTCGCCTTTGTCTCGGCGACCCAGGCCTGGTTTCTAATGCGTACCCGCTGGTATGAGCTGCTGCTGCTGCTTGGCGTGGCGCTGATCATGTTCCGCCCGGGTTTCTTCGCCCATTTCGTCGGCATCGACAACCACTATCTGAGCTATCTGGTCGGTCTGGCCCTGTATCTGGTGGTGTTCGCCTTGCAGAGGCTGCGCGCGGGAAAACCCGGCGCCGCAGCCGCCTGAGCCCGAGGAGACCCTACATGCTGCCTGTCTATCGCACGATCCTCTATGCCACGGATCTTTCCGCAAACGCCGCCCACGCCTTTCGCCACGCCATGGCCCTGGCGCGCAGCTTCGACGCGCGCCTGTGTCTTTTGCACGTGCTGCCCGAGGTGGAACCGGCGGTGCTCAATTATGTGGCGACGGTGATGGGCGAGGAGCGGCTGGCGGACATGGAACTCGGGCACAAGGCCGAGGTGCGCGAGGAAATCGCGCGGCGCATCGAGGCCTTCGCCCACGAGGAGCTGGCGGATCATCCCGAGGATCGGGCGCGCCTGGCCGAGATCCGCGTGCGTCACGGCAATCCCGCGGCGCGCATCCTCGGCGAAGCCGACGATCTGGGCGCCGATCTCATCGTGCTCGGCAGCCACGGCAAGGGGCGGCTGCATTACACCTTCCTCGGCAGCGTCGCGGAAAAAGTCTTGCATCGCGCCAAGCGGCCGGTGCTGGTGGTGCCGCTGGGATAGGACGGTGGCGATTAGTCGAGCGGCCGGGTTGCGGGTAGCTTGAAGCGCTCCATGAGTTCGCGCAACAGCCGGGATTGCCCGGCGAGCTGTTCCGCGGCGGCCGCGCTTTGCTCGGCGTTGGCCGTGTTGCCTTGCGTGACCTGGTCGATCTGCCCCAGCCCGAGATTGACCTGGCCGATGCCCTCGGCTTGCTCGCCGGTCGCGGAGGCGATTTCGGCGACCAGGTGGGTGACGCTTTCAATGCCGCCGACAATGGCGGCGAAGGATTCCTGGGTCTCGCGGGCGATGTCGGCGCCCGCCTCGGCCTTGCCTACCGCGTCGGCGATGAGCTGCGAAGTTTCCTGGGCGGCCTTGGTGCAGCGGCCGGCCAGGGTGCGGACTTCTTCCGCGACCACCGCGAAGCCGCGGCCGTGCTGCCCGGCGCGCGCCGCCTCCACGGCGGCGTTGAGGGCCAGCAGGTTGGTCTGGAAGGCGATTTCATCGATGGTCTTGATGATTTTTTCAATGTTGTGCCCGGCCTGATTGATGTTGGCCATGGCCTGGGTCATCTCGCCCATGCGCCTTTGTCCCTGCCCCGCCGCATCCTGCACTCCGCGAATCAGGCCGCTGGCCCCCGCTGCATGGTCCGCCCCCTGGCGGGTCTGGTTGCCGATTTCCTGCATGGACGCGGAAATTTCCTGCAGTGACGCCGCCTGGTCGGTGGCGCCCTTGGAGAGGCTTTGGCTCGAAGCGGCGACCTGGTTGGCTCCGGTGGCGATCTGGTCGGCGGTTTGATGGATTTGCGCGATGATCCCCTGCAGGTCGCCGGAGAGTTTTTTCAGGGCGCCGCGCACCAGGTCGTCGGGGCCGCGTGGGCGCACCGCGCATGAGAGATCCCCCTCGGCCAGCCGGGTCAGGGTCTGGACCACCTCGGTTTGCAAGCTCTCCGCCAGTTCGTCCATGGCCCGCGCCGTGTCGCCGATTTCGTCCTGCCGGCTCATGTCCAGACGATTGACCAGACGGCCTGCGGCAAGATCCCGCATCATTGCGCGCAGGCGCAGCACCGGGGTGCGCACCAAGCGGCCCAGCAGCAGGTGAATGCAGATCAGCGCCGCCAGCAGGCCGCCCGCTCCGGTGGCGATGCCGGTTTGCATGCTGCTGCTGCGGGCCTGGTCGGCGGTTGCCGCCATGAGCCCGGCGGCCTCCTGGACATCCTTCATGCTGTAGCGCAGATAAAGCACGCCCGATAGGTCGTTGAGCTTGGCATTGACATGGCAGCGCAGGCAGTCGGCGCTCAGGTAATGGCCGCGCGCCAGAAACAGGGCATCGTCCTGTTCTCTCTGCCATAGCTCATGACCCGCGGCGACGCTGGCGCGGAAATCCTCTTCATCGAGTTGCTGGCGCAACCGCTCGCCGCGATTGGAGTAAACAATCCGGCCCTGGGGATCGGTCAGCCCGATTTCCTCGACCCCCGCGATCTTGCCCAGGTCTTGGAGCAGTTCGCGAAAGATGTCCATTTCCCCGCGCTCCAGGGAGCCGGCCGCCCCGGTCTCGAAGCTGTCAAAGACGTTGCGGGCGCGGTCGCGGCCGGCCTTGTCCAGGGCCGCAAGAGCCTGGTTGGAGAGGTCGCGCAGCAGACTCTGCATCTGGGTGGTGGCGAGGACCAGGCTGGCGCCGAAGGCGGTCAGCAAGACCAGGCCCAGCAGGCCGCCGATCTTCCATTGGATATTCAAGCGCATCGTTCAGGCTCCCGAAAGCGGTTTCGCGTCAATAGAGGTCGTTTTCGTTGAGGCGGAAGAAGGCGAACTGGGGATCCAGGGCAAACTCGGGACGCGCGCAGCCGATGCAGATGCTGCGCCCGCGAACGCACCAGTTGACTCCGCCGTTCCAGCCGCGCAAGGAGCAATCCGCCTGGGTCACCACGCCCTGGCAACCCATCTTGAACAGGCAACCTTCCTCGCCCAGGGCCTGGGCGAAGTGCTTTTTCTGATACTGGGCGAACAGCGGGCATTGCTCATGCAGCAAATGGCCGTAAAAACGCGTGGGACGCTGCTGGTCGTCGAGGTCGGGGAGGCCGCTTTTGAGCACCTGCATCAGGGTGCCGACCAGCCAGGCGGGATGGGTGGGGCAGCCGGGCAGGTTGATCAGGGGCCGCGCGAGTCCCGCCTGCTTCAGGGCGGCGCCGACCCCGGCGGCGCCGGTCAGGTTGGGTGGCGCGGCGGGGACGCCGCCGAAGGCCGCGCAGGTGCCGGTGCAGACCACCGCCTGGGCCGCACGCGCGGCGCGCAGCAGTTGCTCGCTGAAATTTTCATCGGCGAACTTGCAGGCCTCCTTGATGCCGAGGGGGACCGCCCCTTCCACCACCAGGATGTAGCCGCCCTTGGCGATGGCGGTCTCGACCGCGTCCTTGGCGGCCGCTCCGGTGGCCGCCGAGAGGGTCTGGTGGAAGTAGAGCGACAGGTAGCGGGTGATGAGATCCGCGGGCCCCGGACTCTCGGAATTGAGCAGGCTGACGGAGCAGCCGGAGCAGGAAAGTCCTTGCAACCACAGAATGGGGGCGCGGCCGCCGGCCATGTCCTCGAGGGCGTCGGCCATGCGCGGCAGCAGACTGGGCTCCAACCCCAGGGAGGCCAGCAGCAGGCCGGCATCCTTGAGAAAGGTTCGACGGGTGAGTTTCATCGTGGACATCCTTGTCGGTGCGGGTTGCTAGTGGACAGCACAGGCGATGCAGGGATCGAAGGAACGAACCACGCGCGCCACCTCAAGGCCCTTGAAGTCGGGATTGATCGGTGTTCCCAGGAGCGCCGCCTCGACGGGTCCCGGATCCTGGCCCTGGCCGCGCGGTGAGAAGTTCCAGGTGCTGGGGACCACGCACTGGTAGCTGCCGATGCGCCCCGCGGCCAGGGTGATCCAATGGCCGAGGGCGCCGCGGGGAGCCTCGACCAGCCCTACTCCGGTGCCGGTCATGCGGTTTTGGTGAGGGGCGATGGCCGGAGCGGCCGGATCGACCTGGTCCAGCCAGTGCTCCATGCGCTCGGCGATGAGTTGTGCCTCCAAGGCCCGGGCCGCGTGACGACCCAGGGTGCTGGGTAGTTGGTGCTCGGCCAGGCCGGCTTCGCGAAGAAAGGCCGCCAGGGCCTGGGCGATGGGGCGGTGACCCGCGGCCGCCGCGACCTTCAGGCGCGCCAGGGGGCCGACCTCGTAGCTCAGGCCGTCGTAGCGTGGCGCCTTAAGCCAGGAATAGGCACCCGGCTTGTCCGGCTGGGGTACCGGCGCGGCGGCGCCTTGCGGCGGCTCCTGGCTATTGCCGCGATAAAAGCTGGCATGGGTTTCCTCGCGGATGAGGGAGAGATCCAGAGGCGCGTAGCCGTCTTGCTTGACCACGCCCGCGGGCATCCAGACCGCGTCGGCCTCGTCGAAGGCGCCGTAGGACAGATAGCGCTCCACGCCGCGCCCCGTTTCGGCGTAGGCGGGGAACAGGCGCGCCACGCGCAGGAGGTCGGGGATGTAGCAGTTTTCGATGAAGCGCTTGACGCGGCGCAGGCGGGTGCGGAAATCCTCGAGCACCGCTGCCTCGGGGAGCAGGGTCAGGCCGCCGGGCACCAGGGTCGCGGTGTGCGGAATCTTGCCCCCGAGCAGCGCCGCCATGCGGTGCGCTTCCTGGCGAATGTCCAGGGCTTCCACGTAATGGCCGAGGGCGCCGAGGTTCCACTCCGGGTTGCCGGGGTAATCCCCGGGAAGTTTGGGCAGAAACGGCGCGACGGGAAGAACGCGATTACTGTTGAGTTCTCCTCGTGCCCAATGGCGCAGATCGAGCAGCACCGGATCGCGGCCCGAGTAGTCCAGCAGCGCCTCGACCTGGACGAAATCCAGGGCCGACAGGTGATAGAAATGCAGAATATGGCTCTGCAGGTAGTTGGCGGATAGCACCAGGGTGCGCAGCAGGCGTCCGTTGGCCGGAACCCGGAGGTCGTTGGCCGCCTCGATGGCCTTGCAGGAGGCGATGGCATGGCTGACGGGGCACACTCCGCAGATGCGTTGGGTGATGACCGGGGCATCGAGGGGGTCGCGCCCCTTGAGCAGGGCTTCGAAGCCGCGAAACATCTCGCCCTTGCTCCAGGCTTCGATCACTTGGCCATTGTCCACGCGGGTGTCGATGCGCAGGTGACCTTCGATACGGGTGACGGGATCGAGGATGATTTTCTGGGTCACCATTCTCTCCTTGGGTTGTTGGGGGGCGGCGGAGTCAGGGCAGGCGCGCACCTTGATGTCTACTCTTTGTGCAATGCTTTTTGCCGATCTTGTAAAATCGCGCATACCGGCTGGAGTGTAGAGCAAAAAAGCTGCCAAGGTTAATTTTGTTTCATTTTATTTGCGCATCTGCCTGATTGATTGAATACAAAGCTGCGGCGTGTTTATTTTGGGGGTGGGGTGGGCATCAGGTTTCGTGGGGCGGATATTTTGTCAAAACACCGTTTGTTCAGCCGTCAAATAACGGTCTCTTATGTGGCAATGATTTGACAGGGTCCGACGGGGACGACCACCTCTGTCCGGCCTGCTTGACTTTCCCGCTTGGCCTCTCCTAACATAACGGCCAACCTTTGAACCCGTCGTCACTTTTTCCGTGAGTCCCATGTATCTCGATTATTTCGGATTGCAGGAAGCGCCCTTTTCCATCGCGCCCGATCCCCGTTATCTGTTCATGAGCGAGCACCACCGCGAGGCGCTGGCCCATCTGGTGTACGGGATTCGCAGCGAGGGCGGCTTCGTGCTGCTCACCGGCGAGGTCGGCACGGGCAAGACCACCGTGTGCCGCTGTCTGCTCGAACAACTGCCGGACAACTGCGAGGTGGCCTTCGTCCTCAATCCCAAGGTCACCAGCCGCGAATTGCTGGCGACCATCTGCGACGAGCTGGGGATCGCCTATCCCGAGGGCAACCAGAGCGTCAAGGTGTTCGTCGACCGCATCAACGCCTACCTGCTGGCCAATCACGCCGCCGGACGGCGCACCGTGGTGATCATCGACGAAGCACAGAATCTGGGACCCGCGGTCCTCGAGCAACTGCGCCTGTTGACCAACCTCGAAACCAACCGCGAAAAGCTTCTGCAGGTCATTCTTCTCGGTCAGCCCGAATTTCGCGAGATGCTCGCGCGCCAGGAGCTGCGCCAGCTCTCCCAGCGCATCACGGCGCGCTACCATCTCACGCCCTTGTCCTTCCCCGATATGCAGGCCTACGTGCGCCACCGCCTGCAGGTCGCAGGGCTTGCGCCCGCGGCCTGCGCTAAACTCTTTCCACAGCGGGTGCTGCGTCGGCTTTTTCGTCTGAGCGGCGGGGTGCCGCGTCTGGTCAACCTGCTCTGTGATCGGGCGCTGCTCGGGGTGTTCGCCAACGAAGAGCACCGCGTGTCGCTGAAGATTCTCAAGCAAGCGGCCCATGAGGTGTTTGGCCCGCGGCTCGCCGACGGGCGTTCCCGACCCTGGCTGTGGGGAGGCGCCGCGGCGGCGGCTTGTGGGCTGGTGCTCGCGGGGATTCTGTGGAACTTCGGCGGGGAGCCGGGAGCCGAGCGGGTGCAGGCCTCCCTGCCCGAAACGGCGCGGCAGAAGATCGCTCCGCCGCCGGAGGAAAACGTCGAAACCGCTCCCGCCGCGCCTTCGGCCGGCTTGTCCTGGCCCGCGCAGGTGCCGCGCGCGCAAGGCGAGCGCCTGGCTTTCGAGGGGTTGCTGGCACGCTGGGACATTACCGAGCTTCCCGCCGCCGAGAGCGATCTGTGTCGTTTCGTCGGTGAACTGGGGCTGCAATGCCTACGGGATCGCGGAACCCTGCGCACGCTGGAGGTGCTCGATCGCCCCGCCGTGCTGTCTTTGTTCGATGAGGACAATCAGCCTTTTTTCGCCACGCTGATCGGGCTGGAGCCGGGCATGGCGACCCTGCTGGTGGGCGGCGAGGAGCGCCGGGTGGCCCGCGCCGAGATCGAAGCGCGCTGGCTCGGGGAGTACACCCTGGTGTGGCGGGTGCCTCCGGAATATACCGGAAATCTGCACCCCGGCGCCCGTGATCCCTTTGTGCTCTGGCTCGCCGCGCGGCTGGCCGGCCTTGAGGGGCGCGAGGCCGAGCCGCGCACCAGCCTGGACTATGACCGCGCCCTGGTGCAGGATGTGCGCCGTTTCCAACTCTCCCACGGCCTGCAGCCCGACGGCATCGTCGGCAGCAAGACCCTGATCCGCATGGGCGGCGCCCTGGGCGGCGTCGAGCCGCGCCTGAGCGGCGCCGGGAGCTGAGCCGCCATGTCCTTTATCCTTGACGCCCTGCGCAAATCCGACAAAAAGCGTCCCGCCGGCGCGGTGCCCGACCTGCAGACCGAACATCTGGGGCCGCCGCCTGCGCCGCGGCGCAAAATGCCCCTGGCCCTGATCCTCGTCGCCCTGGCTTTGCTGATCAACGCGGGGCTGCTGCTCTGGTGGCTCAAGCCCTGGCAGCCGCCCGCTTCTGAACAGACCGCGCTTCCGGCGAGCGAGACGCCGCCGTCCGCGCCGCCCGCCGTTGCATCCGTGCCCGAACCCCTCGCGCCCCTGACGGCCGCGCCCGCCGCGCCAACGCCTTCCGCCCCCGCTCCTGTCGCGGTGGCGCCCCCGGCACCGCCCGCGCCGCCGACCGTCGCGCCGCCGCCCCCCATGCCCGTTGCGCCGCAGGCGAGCATGTTCGCTCCGGCCGAGGAGCCCGCGCCCGCCGCCGTACCCGACGCCTGGTTGGCGGCACTGGCCCAGCCGCAGGAGGCCGACCTGGCGCGGACCTTGCCGGGCCTGCCGCTGCTCAAGGACCTGCCGGGCGAGGTGCGCGCCGCTCTGCCGGAATTTTCCTTCTCCCTGCATTACTTTACGACCAGTCCGGCGGAGCGCCTGGTACGCATCAACGGGCGTCTGCTGCGCGAGGGGCAATCCCTGGCGGAGGGCCTGGTGTTGGAGGAAATCACCGAGGGCGGCGCGGTCTTTGATTATCGCGGCCGGTTGTTCGAGGTGCTGCGCTAGTGCTCCACGAGAGGCAACGATTTTCCCCGGCGCGGCGCCGCATCGCCCAGCTTCTGCCCCTGGCGCTGATGTTGCTGATTTTTGGCCTGTCGTCCATCTCCATTGATCTGACGGCGCCCAAGGCGGGCGCCCTTGGCTGGGTGCCGCCCCGCCTGCAAAACTTTCTGCATATTCCCCTCTACGGCCTGCTGACCTTTCTCTGGTTCGGCGCCCTGGCCGCCTGGGGGATAGGCGCGCGCCGGCGGCTGCCGCTCGCCGCCCTGATCGCCCTGGGCTACGGGCTGTTCGACGAATGGTACCAGCTGTCGGTACCCGGGCGCTTCGGTTCCCTGACCGACGTGGCGCTCAATGTGGTGGGGATTCTGCTGGCGCTTCTCTTCTGTCACTGGTTTCAGCAACGCTTTTGGTCGTCATCCACCAAGACCGAATGAGGAGAATCCACCCATGATTTTTATTTTTGCCCAGCCGCCGCTGCTGCCGGCCATCCGCTCCCTACTCGCGGACAGCGGCCTGTTCCATGGGGATCTCGACGGCGAGAGGATCAAGGACTTTCTCATTTGTCGCGCCGAGGGCCGGCTGGCAGGGGTCGTCGGGATGGAGGTGCGCGGCGCGGTCGGCCTGCTGCGTTCCCTGGCGGTGGAGCCTTCCTTTCGCGGCCGAGGCATCGCCTCGCTGCTGCTGGTGCGC
This window of the Geoalkalibacter sp. genome carries:
- a CDS encoding universal stress protein; translated protein: MLPVYRTILYATDLSANAAHAFRHAMALARSFDARLCLLHVLPEVEPAVLNYVATVMGEERLADMELGHKAEVREEIARRIEAFAHEELADHPEDRARLAEIRVRHGNPAARILGEADDLGADLIVLGSHGKGRLHYTFLGSVAEKVLHRAKRPVLVVPLG
- a CDS encoding VanZ family protein → MLHERQRFSPARRRIAQLLPLALMLLIFGLSSISIDLTAPKAGALGWVPPRLQNFLHIPLYGLLTFLWFGALAAWGIGARRRLPLAALIALGYGLFDEWYQLSVPGRFGSLTDVALNVVGILLALLFCHWFQQRFWSSSTKTE
- a CDS encoding hydrogenase small subunit → MKLTRRTFLKDAGLLLASLGLEPSLLPRMADALEDMAGGRAPILWLQGLSCSGCSVSLLNSESPGPADLITRYLSLYFHQTLSAATGAAAKDAVETAIAKGGYILVVEGAVPLGIKEACKFADENFSEQLLRAARAAQAVVCTGTCAAFGGVPAAPPNLTGAAGVGAALKQAGLARPLINLPGCPTHPAWLVGTLMQVLKSGLPDLDDQQRPTRFYGHLLHEQCPLFAQYQKKHFAQALGEEGCLFKMGCQGVVTQADCSLRGWNGGVNWCVRGRSICIGCARPEFALDPQFAFFRLNENDLY
- a CDS encoding nickel-dependent hydrogenase large subunit codes for the protein MVTQKIILDPVTRIEGHLRIDTRVDNGQVIEAWSKGEMFRGFEALLKGRDPLDAPVITQRICGVCPVSHAIASCKAIEAANDLRVPANGRLLRTLVLSANYLQSHILHFYHLSALDFVQVEALLDYSGRDPVLLDLRHWARGELNSNRVLPVAPFLPKLPGDYPGNPEWNLGALGHYVEALDIRQEAHRMAALLGGKIPHTATLVPGGLTLLPEAAVLEDFRTRLRRVKRFIENCYIPDLLRVARLFPAYAETGRGVERYLSYGAFDEADAVWMPAGVVKQDGYAPLDLSLIREETHASFYRGNSQEPPQGAAAPVPQPDKPGAYSWLKAPRYDGLSYEVGPLARLKVAAAAGHRPIAQALAAFLREAGLAEHQLPSTLGRHAARALEAQLIAERMEHWLDQVDPAAPAIAPHQNRMTGTGVGLVEAPRGALGHWITLAAGRIGSYQCVVPSTWNFSPRGQGQDPGPVEAALLGTPINPDFKGLEVARVVRSFDPCIACAVH
- a CDS encoding general secretion pathway protein GspB, which codes for MSFILDALRKSDKKRPAGAVPDLQTEHLGPPPAPRRKMPLALILVALALLINAGLLLWWLKPWQPPASEQTALPASETPPSAPPAVASVPEPLAPLTAAPAAPTPSAPAPVAVAPPAPPAPPTVAPPPPMPVAPQASMFAPAEEPAPAAVPDAWLAALAQPQEADLARTLPGLPLLKDLPGEVRAALPEFSFSLHYFTTSPAERLVRINGRLLREGQSLAEGLVLEEITEGGAVFDYRGRLFEVLR
- a CDS encoding ExeA family protein gives rise to the protein MYLDYFGLQEAPFSIAPDPRYLFMSEHHREALAHLVYGIRSEGGFVLLTGEVGTGKTTVCRCLLEQLPDNCEVAFVLNPKVTSRELLATICDELGIAYPEGNQSVKVFVDRINAYLLANHAAGRRTVVIIDEAQNLGPAVLEQLRLLTNLETNREKLLQVILLGQPEFREMLARQELRQLSQRITARYHLTPLSFPDMQAYVRHRLQVAGLAPAACAKLFPQRVLRRLFRLSGGVPRLVNLLCDRALLGVFANEEHRVSLKILKQAAHEVFGPRLADGRSRPWLWGGAAAAACGLVLAGILWNFGGEPGAERVQASLPETARQKIAPPPEENVETAPAAPSAGLSWPAQVPRAQGERLAFEGLLARWDITELPAAESDLCRFVGELGLQCLRDRGTLRTLEVLDRPAVLSLFDEDNQPFFATLIGLEPGMATLLVGGEERRVARAEIEARWLGEYTLVWRVPPEYTGNLHPGARDPFVLWLAARLAGLEGREAEPRTSLDYDRALVQDVRRFQLSHGLQPDGIVGSKTLIRMGGALGGVEPRLSGAGS
- a CDS encoding methyl-accepting chemotaxis protein translates to MRLNIQWKIGGLLGLVLLTAFGASLVLATTQMQSLLRDLSNQALAALDKAGRDRARNVFDSFETGAAGSLERGEMDIFRELLQDLGKIAGVEEIGLTDPQGRIVYSNRGERLRQQLDEEDFRASVAAGHELWQREQDDALFLARGHYLSADCLRCHVNAKLNDLSGVLYLRYSMKDVQEAAGLMAATADQARSSSMQTGIATGAGGLLAALICIHLLLGRLVRTPVLRLRAMMRDLAAGRLVNRLDMSRQDEIGDTARAMDELAESLQTEVVQTLTRLAEGDLSCAVRPRGPDDLVRGALKKLSGDLQGIIAQIHQTADQIATGANQVAASSQSLSKGATDQAASLQEISASMQEIGNQTRQGADHAAGASGLIRGVQDAAGQGQRRMGEMTQAMANINQAGHNIEKIIKTIDEIAFQTNLLALNAAVEAARAGQHGRGFAVVAEEVRTLAGRCTKAAQETSQLIADAVGKAEAGADIARETQESFAAIVGGIESVTHLVAEIASATGEQAEGIGQVNLGLGQIDQVTQGNTANAEQSAAAAEQLAGQSRLLRELMERFKLPATRPLD
- a CDS encoding GNAT family N-acetyltransferase encodes the protein MIFIFAQPPLLPAIRSLLADSGLFHGDLDGERIKDFLICRAEGRLAGVVGMEVRGAVGLLRSLAVEPSFRGRGIASLLLVRIERFAALQGVRRFFLLTLEAPEYFIDRGYAALPAAELPEELRTGALAQDLLARGGLCLVKPLTARKVPEARREMVN
- a CDS encoding TRAP transporter permease, which produces MAKDLPANHEGFDTAQRLKEEEELGLRRPQGWQLWLVPSIALCWSLFQLSLASWLLLDTTYVRAIHLAFALLIVFLSYPTLRRDVRLPGLRWLGEKHKIPLMDMLLALLATLAALYIVIDYAGIAGRVGRPSQLDLVVGIFLVVVLLEAARRVIGPALPVIAAAFTGYAFFGPYMPDFLAFKGVSLARYVSQISLTTEGIYGIPLGVSARIVFLFVLFGALLDKAGAGKFFIDLAMSLLGRYRGGPAKAAVLASGLTGMVSGSSIANVVTTGTFTIPLMKKVGYPAKKAAAIEVAVSTNGQLMPPIMGAAAFIIAEYVNVSYLEVVKAAAIPAFASYFALFFLTHLEASKLGMRGLTKAELPQFFAILRGGFHFVVPILVLLYELIIPRHSPDLAAYRAILVLAAIMLVQHAVKALMFGGNALQGVKQGVFDILNGLISGGRNMVAVAVATAAAGIIVGVVTLGLGGLITNIIDTLSRGNIFLMLLITAMASLILGMGLPTTANYIVMASLTAPALVTIAGWQGFEVPLIAAHLFVFYFGILADDTPPVGLAAYAASAIARSDPIATGLQAFMYDIRTAVLPFMFIFNTDMLLVGVEGYLLPLYIFAMTCVGAFAFVSATQAWFLMRTRWYELLLLLGVALIMFRPGFFAHFVGIDNHYLSYLVGLALYLVVFALQRLRAGKPGAAAA